A stretch of Pristiophorus japonicus isolate sPriJap1 chromosome 12, sPriJap1.hap1, whole genome shotgun sequence DNA encodes these proteins:
- the LOC139277689 gene encoding short transient receptor potential channel 4-associated protein-like isoform X3 — MVHKMLAEFRLIPGLNNLFDKLIWRKHSTNHVLHGQNQICDCSPEISLKIQFLRLLQSFSDHHENKYLLLNSQELNELSAISLKANIPEVEAVVNTDRSLICDGKKGLLTRLLQVMKKEPAESSFRFWQARAVESFLRGVTSYADQMFLLKRGLLEHILLCIIDSECKSRDVLQSYFDLLGELMKFNVDAFKRFNKYVNTEGKFQIFLNQINSSLVDSNMLVRCIVLSLDRFESQTDAVKVAEVISQCCLLSYMSRVENRLSFLFRLINIIQVQTLTQENVSCLNTSLVILMLARRKGKLPFYLNALREKELAEKYPGFLLNNFHSLLRFWQEHYLNKDKDSTCLENSSCISFSYWKETVSLLLCPDRTAPCAIISYIDEAYMNVDKDFSED; from the exons ATG GTTCATAAAATGTTGGCAGAATTTCGACTTATCCCAGGACTGAATAATCTGTTTGACAAACTGATATGGAGGAAACATTCTACTAATCACGTGCTGCACGGACAGAACCAAATCTGTGACTGCAGTCCA GAGATTTCCCTGAAAATCCAATTCTTGAGGTTGCTTCAGAGCTTCAGTGATCACCATGA GAATAAGTACCTATTATTGAACAGCCAGGAGCTGAACGAACTTAGTGCCATCTCACTCAAAGCCAACATTCCTGAGGTCGAAGCAGTTGTCAACACTGACAG AAGTCTGATCTGTGATGGGAAGAAAGGCCTTCTGACTAGGTTATTACAGGTCATGAAGAAAGAACCTGCAGAATCCTCTTTCAG ATTCTGGCAGGCCAGAGCAGTTGAGAGTTTTCTACGAGGAGTGACCTCTTATGCTGACCAGATGTTCCTTTTGAAACGTGGCCTGCTGGAG CACATTCTGCTGTGCATTATCGACAGCGAGTGCAAGTCACGGGATGTGTTGCAGAGTTATTTTGACCTTTTGGGTGAGCTGATGAAGTTCAACGTTGATGCGTTCAAGAGGTTTAATAAGTATGTAAACACCGAAGGGAAG TTTCAGATATTTTTGAATCAGATCAACAGTTCTTTAGTGGATTCCAATATGTTGGTTCGCTGCATAGTGTTGTCCTTGGATCGATTTGAGAGCCAAACAGACGCTGTAAAAG TTGCAGAAGTGATTTCCCAGTGCTGCCTACTATCCTACATGTCGCGTGTGGAAAACCGGCTCTCATTCCTTTTCCGGCTAATTAATATTATTCAAGTGCAGACGCTCACGCAG GAAAATGTCAGCTGTCTGAACACGAGCCTGGTGATCTTGATGCTGGCGAGGCGCAAGGGCAAACTGCCATTCTATCTGAATGCCCTGCGGGAGAAGGAGCTCGCCGAGAAATACCCGGGTTTCCTCCTCAACAATTTCCACAGCCTGCTACGCTTCTGGCAGGAGCATTACCTCAACAAGGATAAGGACAGCACGTGTCTGGAGAAC AGTTCCTGCATTAGCTTCAGTTACTGGAAAGAGACAGTGTCACTGCTGCTGTGTCCTGACCGAACGGCCCCTTGTGCAATCATTAGCTACATTGATGAAGCGTACATGAACGTTGATAAAGACTTCAGTGAAGACTGA
- the LOC139277689 gene encoding short transient receptor potential channel 4-associated protein-like isoform X1 produces the protein MKIMHEIMYKVEVLYVLCVLLMGRQRNQVHKMLAEFRLIPGLNNLFDKLIWRKHSTNHVLHGQNQICDCSPEISLKIQFLRLLQSFSDHHENKYLLLNSQELNELSAISLKANIPEVEAVVNTDRSLICDGKKGLLTRLLQVMKKEPAESSFRFWQARAVESFLRGVTSYADQMFLLKRGLLEHILLCIIDSECKSRDVLQSYFDLLGELMKFNVDAFKRFNKYVNTEGKFQIFLNQINSSLVDSNMLVRCIVLSLDRFESQTDAVKVAEVISQCCLLSYMSRVENRLSFLFRLINIIQVQTLTQENVSCLNTSLVILMLARRKGKLPFYLNALREKELAEKYPGFLLNNFHSLLRFWQEHYLNKDKDSTCLENSSCISFSYWKETVSLLLCPDRTAPCAIISYIDEAYMNVDKDFSED, from the exons GTTCATAAAATGTTGGCAGAATTTCGACTTATCCCAGGACTGAATAATCTGTTTGACAAACTGATATGGAGGAAACATTCTACTAATCACGTGCTGCACGGACAGAACCAAATCTGTGACTGCAGTCCA GAGATTTCCCTGAAAATCCAATTCTTGAGGTTGCTTCAGAGCTTCAGTGATCACCATGA GAATAAGTACCTATTATTGAACAGCCAGGAGCTGAACGAACTTAGTGCCATCTCACTCAAAGCCAACATTCCTGAGGTCGAAGCAGTTGTCAACACTGACAG AAGTCTGATCTGTGATGGGAAGAAAGGCCTTCTGACTAGGTTATTACAGGTCATGAAGAAAGAACCTGCAGAATCCTCTTTCAG ATTCTGGCAGGCCAGAGCAGTTGAGAGTTTTCTACGAGGAGTGACCTCTTATGCTGACCAGATGTTCCTTTTGAAACGTGGCCTGCTGGAG CACATTCTGCTGTGCATTATCGACAGCGAGTGCAAGTCACGGGATGTGTTGCAGAGTTATTTTGACCTTTTGGGTGAGCTGATGAAGTTCAACGTTGATGCGTTCAAGAGGTTTAATAAGTATGTAAACACCGAAGGGAAG TTTCAGATATTTTTGAATCAGATCAACAGTTCTTTAGTGGATTCCAATATGTTGGTTCGCTGCATAGTGTTGTCCTTGGATCGATTTGAGAGCCAAACAGACGCTGTAAAAG TTGCAGAAGTGATTTCCCAGTGCTGCCTACTATCCTACATGTCGCGTGTGGAAAACCGGCTCTCATTCCTTTTCCGGCTAATTAATATTATTCAAGTGCAGACGCTCACGCAG GAAAATGTCAGCTGTCTGAACACGAGCCTGGTGATCTTGATGCTGGCGAGGCGCAAGGGCAAACTGCCATTCTATCTGAATGCCCTGCGGGAGAAGGAGCTCGCCGAGAAATACCCGGGTTTCCTCCTCAACAATTTCCACAGCCTGCTACGCTTCTGGCAGGAGCATTACCTCAACAAGGATAAGGACAGCACGTGTCTGGAGAAC AGTTCCTGCATTAGCTTCAGTTACTGGAAAGAGACAGTGTCACTGCTGCTGTGTCCTGACCGAACGGCCCCTTGTGCAATCATTAGCTACATTGATGAAGCGTACATGAACGTTGATAAAGACTTCAGTGAAGACTGA
- the LOC139277689 gene encoding short transient receptor potential channel 4-associated protein-like isoform X2 — MKIMHEIMYKVEVLYVLCVLLMGRQRNQVHKMLAEFRLIPGLNNLFDKLIWRKHSTNHVLHGQNQICDCSPEISLKIQFLRLLQSFSDHHENKYLLLNSQELNELSAISLKANIPEVEAVVNTDSLICDGKKGLLTRLLQVMKKEPAESSFRFWQARAVESFLRGVTSYADQMFLLKRGLLEHILLCIIDSECKSRDVLQSYFDLLGELMKFNVDAFKRFNKYVNTEGKFQIFLNQINSSLVDSNMLVRCIVLSLDRFESQTDAVKVAEVISQCCLLSYMSRVENRLSFLFRLINIIQVQTLTQENVSCLNTSLVILMLARRKGKLPFYLNALREKELAEKYPGFLLNNFHSLLRFWQEHYLNKDKDSTCLENSSCISFSYWKETVSLLLCPDRTAPCAIISYIDEAYMNVDKDFSED; from the exons GTTCATAAAATGTTGGCAGAATTTCGACTTATCCCAGGACTGAATAATCTGTTTGACAAACTGATATGGAGGAAACATTCTACTAATCACGTGCTGCACGGACAGAACCAAATCTGTGACTGCAGTCCA GAGATTTCCCTGAAAATCCAATTCTTGAGGTTGCTTCAGAGCTTCAGTGATCACCATGA GAATAAGTACCTATTATTGAACAGCCAGGAGCTGAACGAACTTAGTGCCATCTCACTCAAAGCCAACATTCCTGAGGTCGAAGCAGTTGTCAACACTGACAG TCTGATCTGTGATGGGAAGAAAGGCCTTCTGACTAGGTTATTACAGGTCATGAAGAAAGAACCTGCAGAATCCTCTTTCAG ATTCTGGCAGGCCAGAGCAGTTGAGAGTTTTCTACGAGGAGTGACCTCTTATGCTGACCAGATGTTCCTTTTGAAACGTGGCCTGCTGGAG CACATTCTGCTGTGCATTATCGACAGCGAGTGCAAGTCACGGGATGTGTTGCAGAGTTATTTTGACCTTTTGGGTGAGCTGATGAAGTTCAACGTTGATGCGTTCAAGAGGTTTAATAAGTATGTAAACACCGAAGGGAAG TTTCAGATATTTTTGAATCAGATCAACAGTTCTTTAGTGGATTCCAATATGTTGGTTCGCTGCATAGTGTTGTCCTTGGATCGATTTGAGAGCCAAACAGACGCTGTAAAAG TTGCAGAAGTGATTTCCCAGTGCTGCCTACTATCCTACATGTCGCGTGTGGAAAACCGGCTCTCATTCCTTTTCCGGCTAATTAATATTATTCAAGTGCAGACGCTCACGCAG GAAAATGTCAGCTGTCTGAACACGAGCCTGGTGATCTTGATGCTGGCGAGGCGCAAGGGCAAACTGCCATTCTATCTGAATGCCCTGCGGGAGAAGGAGCTCGCCGAGAAATACCCGGGTTTCCTCCTCAACAATTTCCACAGCCTGCTACGCTTCTGGCAGGAGCATTACCTCAACAAGGATAAGGACAGCACGTGTCTGGAGAAC AGTTCCTGCATTAGCTTCAGTTACTGGAAAGAGACAGTGTCACTGCTGCTGTGTCCTGACCGAACGGCCCCTTGTGCAATCATTAGCTACATTGATGAAGCGTACATGAACGTTGATAAAGACTTCAGTGAAGACTGA